A window of Candidatus Gastranaerophilales bacterium contains these coding sequences:
- the ruvB gene encoding Holliday junction branch migration DNA helicase RuvB, producing MAIFSDDEKKQSKSVPREEVTSQQTDFDMSFENNIRPKTFDDYIGQSSLKSTLKISIQAAKKRELPLDHLLFYGPPGLGKTTLASVIANEMDSQIKITSAPALERPRDIIGILMSLKGGEVLFIDEIHRLNKVAEEILYSAMEDFCLDMTTGKAQTVKTLRVPVPKFTLIGATTKAGSLSGPLRDRFGIIHRLEFYTLEELKQVVLRTGKILNIEITDSGATAIARRSRGTPRIANRLVKRVSDFALVKADGIIAEDISNEALDTLKIDKYGLDNTDRALMSLIVEKYAGGPVGLETLAAALGEDSKTIEDVYEPYLLQEGFIQRTPRGRKITPFACKCLGYKNISLQHSFFEEGN from the coding sequence TTGGCAATATTTTCAGATGACGAAAAGAAACAGTCAAAATCAGTTCCAAGAGAAGAAGTAACTTCTCAACAAACTGATTTTGACATGTCATTTGAAAATAATATTCGTCCAAAAACTTTCGATGATTATATAGGTCAAAGCTCTTTAAAATCCACTTTAAAAATATCTATTCAGGCTGCTAAAAAACGCGAGCTTCCTTTAGACCATTTACTTTTTTATGGTCCACCAGGACTTGGGAAAACCACTCTGGCAAGCGTTATCGCAAATGAAATGGACTCACAAATAAAAATAACATCGGCTCCTGCTCTTGAAAGACCGAGGGATATTATCGGAATCTTGATGTCATTAAAAGGTGGAGAAGTCTTGTTTATTGACGAAATTCATCGTTTAAATAAAGTTGCGGAAGAAATTTTATATTCTGCGATGGAAGATTTTTGCCTTGATATGACAACAGGCAAAGCTCAAACTGTAAAAACATTAAGAGTTCCTGTCCCGAAATTCACTCTCATCGGTGCTACAACTAAAGCAGGTTCGCTTTCTGGCCCATTAAGGGACAGATTTGGCATTATACACAGGCTCGAATTTTATACCCTTGAAGAATTAAAACAGGTAGTTTTAAGAACAGGGAAAATCCTAAATATAGAAATAACAGACTCAGGAGCAACAGCAATCGCTAGACGCTCAAGAGGAACTCCACGTATTGCAAACAGGCTTGTAAAAAGGGTTAGCGACTTTGCACTTGTCAAAGCTGACGGCATAATCGCAGAGGATATTTCAAACGAAGCTCTCGACACTTTGAAAATAGATAAATACGGGCTAGATAACACTGATAGAGCCCTAATGTCATTGATTGTCGAGAAATATGCAGGCGGTCCTGTAGGGCTAGAGACACTGGCTGCAGCACTCGGCGAAGACTCAAAAACTATTGAAGATGTTTATGAACCATACCTTTTACAAGAAGGCTTTATTCAACGAACACCAAGAGGACGCAAAATCACACCTTTTGCCTGTAAATGTTTGGGGTACAAAAACATTTCATTGCAACATTCTTTTTTTGAAGAAGGAAATTAG
- a CDS encoding bifunctional 3,4-dihydroxy-2-butanone-4-phosphate synthase/GTP cyclohydrolase II, whose protein sequence is MSENKDILEFNTIVEAIEDLKNGKMIIVADDENRENEGDIIIAADKITPEGINFMVSNCRGLVCLAMTPVKASAIGLSPMVQNNTDIKKTAFTQSIDADQKYGITTGISAFDRAKTIEVAISNDTVAKDLRRPGHVFPLIAKKGGVLERVGHTEAAVDLTRLAGLTPSGVICEIMNEDGSMARRDDLFAFAKKHGIKFVTVEQLIKYRLTNEKFVTREAVANLPTEFGDFKIYGYVNNLNGKEQVALVKDDGSDKIPLVRVHSECLTGDIFHSLRCDCQSQLEAALKAVDKYGKGAVVYMRGHEGRGIGLVNKIKAYNLQEKGQDTVEANVSLGFEPDLRNYGVGAQILIDLGYTKFKLITNNPKKIIGLKGYGLEVAERVALTPELNKYNEKYIKTKATKMHHLIKF, encoded by the coding sequence ATGTCCGAAAATAAAGATATACTTGAATTTAATACTATAGTTGAAGCTATTGAAGATTTGAAAAACGGCAAAATGATTATTGTTGCTGATGATGAAAATCGTGAAAATGAAGGTGATATAATAATTGCTGCAGACAAAATTACTCCGGAAGGCATAAACTTTATGGTTTCTAATTGTAGAGGGCTGGTTTGTCTTGCGATGACTCCTGTAAAAGCTTCTGCTATTGGGCTTTCACCTATGGTACAAAACAATACGGATATTAAAAAAACAGCTTTTACTCAAAGTATTGACGCTGACCAAAAATATGGCATAACAACCGGTATATCTGCTTTTGATAGGGCTAAAACCATTGAGGTCGCTATCTCTAATGATACTGTTGCAAAAGATTTGAGAAGACCCGGACATGTATTCCCTCTTATAGCTAAAAAAGGTGGCGTTTTGGAGCGTGTAGGTCATACAGAGGCTGCTGTCGATTTAACAAGGCTTGCCGGGCTTACTCCTTCAGGTGTTATATGCGAAATCATGAACGAAGACGGTTCTATGGCTCGCCGTGACGATTTGTTTGCGTTCGCTAAAAAACATGGCATTAAATTTGTAACCGTTGAACAACTCATAAAATATCGTTTGACTAATGAAAAATTCGTTACTCGTGAAGCTGTTGCTAATTTACCAACAGAGTTCGGTGATTTTAAGATTTACGGCTATGTCAATAATTTGAACGGAAAAGAACAAGTGGCATTAGTCAAAGATGACGGCTCAGACAAAATTCCATTGGTTAGAGTCCATAGTGAATGTTTAACCGGTGACATATTCCACAGCTTGCGTTGTGACTGCCAAAGCCAGTTAGAAGCTGCCCTAAAAGCTGTAGATAAATACGGAAAAGGTGCTGTTGTCTACATGCGTGGGCATGAGGGTCGAGGAATCGGGCTTGTTAACAAAATTAAAGCTTATAATTTACAAGAAAAAGGGCAAGATACAGTTGAAGCTAATGTTTCTCTTGGCTTTGAACCTGATTTGAGAAATTATGGCGTTGGGGCTCAAATTTTGATAGATTTGGGTTATACTAAATTTAAGCTTATTACGAATAATCCTAAAAAAATTATCGGATTAAAAGGTTATGGCTTGGAAGTCGCTGAAAGAGTTGCTTTGACTCCAGAGCTTAATAAATACAATGAAAAATACATAAAAACAAAAGCAACAAAAATGCATCATTTGATAAAATTTTAA
- a CDS encoding ArsB/NhaD family transporter — MEAIHSFVSQNAILLSGLILIIAYIFIALEKISKVTVALLGASATILLGLVSQHKGHDGINPLYFINFVDFNVVFLLISMMIIVHISARSGVFNWIAIELLKLTKGYPIWVLIALALFTAVASAFLDNVTTVILIMPVTFVIAKELELDAIPFLITEVLASNIGGTSTLIGDPPNIIIGSKAGFSFMTFLNELTGIVSVILICAIAIMAFIFRKQLKTAHENMQRVATLDNSCTITDKALMIRSLIVLGLVILGFVTHDITHIETYLIAMLGASVLLIFEKPEEILPHVEWNTIFFFIGLFTIIGGLEASGGIKLIAQWVLDVTHGSETATAMLILWASGILSGIIDNIPYTATMAPLIYQIQLVEGVHYAHPLWWCLSLGACLGGNMTIIGAAANVIVSETAAKHNCPISFMRFLKYGVIITFMSLVLSSIYIYFRFLIH, encoded by the coding sequence ATGGAAGCGATACACTCATTTGTATCTCAGAATGCAATATTGCTATCTGGCTTGATATTAATCATAGCCTATATATTTATTGCCCTTGAGAAAATTTCAAAAGTTACAGTAGCATTACTCGGAGCAAGTGCCACTATATTATTGGGGCTTGTATCTCAACACAAAGGTCATGACGGAATAAACCCATTGTATTTTATAAATTTTGTCGACTTCAATGTTGTATTTTTGCTAATAAGCATGATGATTATTGTACATATTTCAGCAAGAAGCGGAGTATTTAATTGGATAGCAATAGAGCTTTTAAAGCTGACAAAAGGTTACCCAATATGGGTTTTGATTGCATTAGCATTATTTACTGCAGTTGCTTCTGCATTTTTGGATAACGTAACGACTGTTATATTGATTATGCCTGTCACATTTGTAATAGCCAAAGAACTTGAACTTGATGCAATTCCGTTCTTAATAACAGAAGTTTTGGCATCTAATATAGGAGGCACTTCTACATTAATCGGTGACCCTCCGAATATCATTATCGGTAGTAAAGCCGGTTTTTCATTTATGACATTTTTAAATGAATTGACAGGAATTGTGTCAGTAATACTTATCTGTGCAATAGCAATCATGGCGTTTATATTCAGAAAACAACTAAAAACTGCACACGAAAATATGCAAAGAGTTGCTACTCTTGATAATTCATGCACAATTACAGACAAAGCTCTTATGATTCGTTCATTGATTGTTTTGGGTTTAGTAATCTTGGGCTTTGTAACTCACGATATTACCCATATCGAAACATATTTAATTGCAATGCTTGGTGCAAGTGTGCTACTCATATTTGAAAAACCTGAAGAAATATTGCCGCACGTTGAATGGAATACTATTTTCTTTTTCATCGGCTTATTCACAATAATCGGCGGACTTGAAGCTTCTGGAGGCATAAAGCTTATTGCTCAATGGGTTTTAGATGTAACCCACGGAAGTGAAACAGCTACAGCGATGTTGATTTTATGGGCATCAGGAATTTTATCAGGTATAATTGACAATATTCCTTACACTGCGACAATGGCACCTTTAATTTATCAAATCCAACTTGTAGAAGGAGTTCACTATGCTCACCCTCTATGGTGGTGCTTATCACTCGGAGCATGTCTTGGAGGCAACATGACTATTATAGGAGCTGCGGCTAACGTAATTGTTTCAGAAACTGCGGCTAAACATAATTGCCCGATTTCATTTATGAGATTTTTAAAATACGGCGTTATTATTACGTTTATGTCTTTAGTATTAAGCTCAATCTATATTTATTTTAGATTTTTAATTCATTAA
- a CDS encoding YhcH/YjgK/YiaL family protein, translating to MIVDNIENFEMYISLNDKFETVKQFISEHDLSTMEPKRYYIDEENLYVNIEEYVTKQDSSSKPESHKKYIDIQMVIEGEELIGYSDVKKCSQYTFYDDKKDIEFLNGDVDFVKADNTNFFIFFPSDAHKPSIAVNELGSKVKKAVFKIKI from the coding sequence ATGATAGTTGATAATATAGAAAATTTTGAAATGTATATTTCTTTAAATGATAAATTCGAAACAGTTAAACAATTTATATCCGAGCATGATTTGTCTACTATGGAGCCGAAAAGATATTATATAGATGAAGAGAATTTGTATGTGAATATTGAAGAATATGTTACAAAACAAGACTCAAGTTCTAAACCTGAGTCACATAAAAAATATATTGATATCCAGATGGTGATTGAGGGTGAGGAGCTTATCGGGTATTCTGACGTTAAAAAATGCAGCCAATATACATTTTATGATGATAAAAAAGATATTGAATTTTTAAATGGTGACGTTGATTTTGTAAAAGCTGATAATACAAACTTTTTTATATTCTTTCCCTCTGACGCTCACAAGCCTTCAATTGCTGTGAACGAGCTAGGCTCAAAAGTCAAAAAAGCAGTTTTTAAAATAAAAATCTAA
- a CDS encoding GNAT family N-acetyltransferase: MANIMIYTVEPYSDKFYRTFAGVYNDFKSKAVSEYLFELEPLDYDDFVKYVKDELIQCLILFEDNIPTAFLAYTTVISESVELNIIHTINDENANHKRRLLIEKFLEVTRDVITQKVVTYPLLGKQADFVREITHYNFHLVGHSVVRFALNNIGSIKILKNVQLPTLDNQLTIADWDLSYFDRAVEVIHNAFKDRSDALFDTRFKSISGTRDIIEKITSSIYGEFLAKETKVLLYKDKPVGFCFANLTNAKIGNIPLVAVDKKFRGRGYSKILLHSCLDNIVCSAMNQGLPLVEVNASVDTENYPAIKMYRAVGFKEDYTYPQAFRPAG, from the coding sequence ATGGCAAATATCATGATTTATACTGTTGAACCTTATTCTGACAAATTTTACAGAACATTTGCCGGTGTTTATAATGATTTTAAATCAAAAGCTGTTTCAGAATATTTATTCGAGCTTGAACCTCTTGATTATGATGATTTTGTCAAATATGTGAAAGATGAATTAATCCAATGTTTGATTTTGTTTGAAGATAATATTCCTACTGCTTTTTTGGCTTATACGACTGTTATTTCTGAATCTGTTGAGCTTAATATTATTCATACTATAAATGATGAAAATGCTAATCACAAAAGAAGATTGTTGATTGAAAAGTTCTTGGAAGTGACAAGAGATGTTATTACACAAAAAGTTGTTACATATCCATTGCTTGGTAAACAAGCTGATTTTGTAAGAGAAATTACACATTATAATTTCCATTTGGTAGGGCATTCTGTCGTCAGATTTGCCTTAAACAATATTGGTAGCATAAAAATATTAAAAAATGTCCAACTCCCCACACTGGATAATCAATTGACTATCGCTGATTGGGATTTGAGCTATTTTGACAGAGCTGTTGAAGTCATTCACAATGCTTTTAAAGACCGTTCTGATGCTCTTTTTGATACCAGATTTAAGTCTATAAGCGGGACTCGTGACATTATTGAAAAAATTACCTCCAGTATTTACGGCGAATTCCTTGCAAAAGAAACGAAAGTGTTGCTCTACAAAGATAAACCAGTTGGCTTCTGCTTTGCAAATTTAACAAATGCAAAAATCGGAAATATTCCATTAGTTGCTGTTGACAAAAAATTTAGAGGTAGAGGCTACAGTAAAATATTGTTGCACTCTTGTTTAGACAACATTGTTTGCTCTGCAATGAATCAAGGTCTGCCTCTTGTTGAAGTTAACGCTTCTGTTGACACAGAAAACTACCCTGCTATTAAAATGTATCGGGCAGTCGGCTTCAAGGAAGATTATACTTATCCTCAAGCCTTTAGACCCGCAGGTTAA